From the genome of Cuculus canorus isolate bCucCan1 chromosome 13, bCucCan1.pri, whole genome shotgun sequence:
ATTGAAGCGCTTTGGGGGAAGACTGAAGAGGAAGCCCAACAGCTGGCAGAGGAAATGAACATCTCCTTTTACACAAGTCGGACTGATGATGTCTTGCTGCACCAGGACGTAGATTTGGTTTGCATCAATATCCCTCCACCATTAACTCGGCAAATTGCTGTGAAGGCTCTAGGTACCTTTTTATCTCTGGAGTTGGACTGAAAATCCGTAGCTTGTTGGCAGATTGAAAATTGCAGCTGTTATCCCAGCACAGTTCTGGTTGCAGCAACGTGCAAATGCAGCGCTGAAGGTTTTGTGTGGAATTGGTAGTGACATCTGTGAGAAAGGTTACCTGGagtgttttgtaaaaatattatttataattgCTTATAGCTTTGCAAATCTTGAACCGTTTGGGCTAAAATatctcatttcttcttcagactgaaattACAGTGGGGAGCTTTCAATAAAAATTAGGTGTTTCAGAGATAATGATGAGGGGGTAAAGTGGTTTCAtgcccatttaaaaaaaaaaaaaatcacccaaaaCTACCAAACAAGTTgcttatttaatttcaaatcttCCCACGTTCTGCAACAGGAAACAGAGATCTGCCTAGAGTGGGGAGGCTGTtcacctctgctttctgttttcccctGAACTAAAACCAAACTTGAAAGttaaaagcctttgaaaaactTTTTGCATGCACTCAGAAAAATCTTGTTAGTTAAGACTGTAATTCTCTGTAGATGCTGCTTTCACCCAGTGTGCTGTGACCCTGGCCACCAGCTGGAGCTCTCTTTGGGCATCCATGTCCATAGTGGGCTGATGTGGTTCCAGGTAGAACTGAAGGAATCCTTCCACTTGGCACAGTAGGGCggatgctggaggaggaggagatgttGGGGAGAACAGGAGGAATCCAGCAGGTTGGGCTGGGTGAAGGTGTCTGGGAGAGGAGGGACGACACCCAAACTGGTtgggcagggaggtgggaaCCAACTTCCAGGGCATCCTGACATTTCTTGATTCTCTGGCATGTGACTTTGTAGTGTTAATGTCCTTTCTCATGGTACAGTGTGGGTGTGAGTTTGCGTGTAATTCTGTAAATAACACGTGtgatatttttactttgtttacaGGAGATCCACAGGAGTTAATTTTAGGATGGGTAATATCTCAAACCATGTGAGCCAGGgtggtttgtttgttcttaGGCTTTTTGCTCTACAGTAATTTGTTTTGGAAGTAAACAACTCCCTGCACAAACATTTGCAAAGCTGCTTAGATGTGCAGAGGAAgatttgaggctttttttttttgtttaccttGTTAGTTTGTTTACCTTGTTAGAGTAATGTCCTTTGAATTTAAGGTATTctgacttttaaatatttgaattgtAAGTTAGAATTTATGTCTTTAAATATGGTAAAGGTTCTTTTAAACACTTGTTAGTTTGTAAGTGTTTTGCTAATTCTCATGGCTCTTGATGAGCAAGTTGGCTAAAAGGAGAGGATTGAGCCTTCTCTGGTGAATTATTAACTGAAATGAATTGAGAATCTTTATTTGAAGGCTGGGAACCCATGAGATGGCATTATCCAGAGGACGAAAGGGGGACAAAGCTGGTGCAGAAGTTAGAGGTGAAATGTATGCTTGACTGCAAGTATAGATAAGTggagagctgaaaaaaatagagaaatgaaTGGATGAGGTAGTAAGTGGTAGTTTATTCTTGATTTCTGTCTGTTCTGAAATGTTCTGATCTGGAAACTGATGCAGCCATCTCGGACTCAATATGATGGTGACCTTGTCTTTCTTCAGGTTCGTTGCAGTGGTAGGTGTAAATCCATTACCAAGAGTACTGTGTTATATTTTCAGCCAGTGTTGGATGGCTTGCAGTGACTGAGCTTTCTGAAGGAACACAAAATCCGTGCAGGGCCAAAGATGGCAAGTGCATTTCCTCTGAAAGTTCCGATTGATACAGTGACGTTTAGAACTGGAGACTTGTTGGCTCTGAGTTCTATAGAATAGGTTGTTGTTTAGTAGCTGAGAGGCTGGGCTTTAGAAAAGATCAGATGTGGTGCAGTGATAATGGTCTTGTGTGATTTGgtttgttggggtttgtttgtttgttttaaagtgctTACATTTTCATGacttatttttcccctcccctccccatttttatttctggcagagaggagaaacagaCCCAGTTTTTCTGGTGATGCAATTTGCTTGTGTAAGTGTCTTACTGACAGGCATCCATAAATGTGCTAAGGTACCACTGTGGCATGACAGGGACAAAGTAGTAACGCTGGATCAAGTTCATGAACCAGACAGAACAGATCAAAGCCCAGAGGATAAGTCAAATTAAAATCGGTGTAATCTTATGGTTTATCTACAGAACAGGCAAAGTAAGAAGCTATCCTAAGATCTGTGCCCTTTTGATCTCAGAGGAGCTACATTAATTTTACAAACTGTCTGTGTTGTGGTTCATGTCCCACAGTTAAAATGCATCCAGCTTTGCATTAGGTGAGCACAGAGCAGAGTTGCCAGCTGGGATGGAATGTAAAATATGGGATGTTTGTGTGTGAGGTGAAGTTCAGGGAGGCAAAACATGAAACGCCCTCAGAGTAAAATTTCTTCAGGATGTTAAAGACAATGCTGCTGCACATACTGAACCCTGCCATCAAACTGATGGTTTCTGAAGTGGCTACTGAGGAGCCTTTTACTTCTGTCTCTTGGTTTATGTCGGTTAGCTACATCATTTGAGACATCTTTGCAcgtagatttttttttttttttgagggtttGTGGAGTCCCTACAAATTATAGCACATATATGTTAATTATGAAGGAAAGAGTCAGGGCACTATCATTGCTTGCTGTTGTGACAAATCCAGATTTCCCATTCTTGAAACGGGATGAACAAGTGTGCTATGAGTGCTCTTTGCATATTGTGCTTCCATCTCTGAAATAAATAGCATGGAGGTCTTTTCAAACTGTAGGCAAACAAGGAAGGAGTGTGAGGGCAACTGCAGGGTTatcccagagaagttatggtGTCCCCAGGTCTCTATCCCAATGCTCCAGCAGTGCTCAgtgggctgtgctgagctgtcAGTGCACTGCGCTGACTGCCATCACCAAAAAAGGCATCAGTCAGTTTTAGTTCCTCAAGTGGCTCAACCTACGCTGGCAAAAAGAGCGCAGCAGTGACGCAAGGCTGAGGGCAGGCGAATGGGTGGCAGGACGAGGGCAGCCCAGTGTGATCAGCTGCCCAGCGTGAAACGGCTGGCCCAGGGCAGCAAGGGAGGTCTCCTTTGGCTTGGGCCTCTCCACTCTTGGTCCCTCACTGCAGGGACTCAGCTACTTTTTTGTGGACGTTGTCAGGCTCCTTGAAGAGCTGACTTGGGGCAGAAAAAGAGCCAAGATGAGTGAATATTTCCATGCTGGGTTTATGTCTTGATTTGATGACTTGGGATGCCATTTGGCCATTTATCTTTCATGTTATAAAAATCCTCTTTATTTGGAGCCCATCTCTGTGGGAGTTTGTCGGTTCTTCAACCAGAGCACCTTGGAAGCAGCTTTGAGACTTGCTGCGCTTGGTATTCATATTTCAGTTCATAGACCTTTGCCTTTGAAATTGCAGTAGGAAAGCCTGACTGTTAAAAACGCCATTTCTTAACAGCCTTTGGGGCATCTGAGCACTTTTTGCTCATGTGcgatatttttttcttttccatttgtgttGTAGGAATAGGGAAGAACGTGATCTGTGAGAAAGCTGCTACTTCAGTGGATGCCTTCAGGATGGTCACAGCTGCCAGGTATTACCCCAAGCTGATGAGCATCGTTGGCAATGTTCTCCGTTTCTTGCCTGCCTTTGTGAAGATGAAGCAGTTGATAGAAGAACACTATGTGGGCAACGTGATGATCTGCGATGTACGAGTTTATGGGGGAAGCCTGCTCAGCCACAAGTACAACTGGATCTGTGATGAGCTGATGGGAGGAGGTGGTCTGCATACAATGGGAACCTACATTATTGACCTCCTAACTCACCTCatcagcaggagagcagagaaggtCCATGGTTTGCTCAAGACTTTCGTGAAGCAGAACACAGCTATAAGTGGGATCCGCCACGTCACTAGCGatgatttctgttttttccagatGCTAATGAGCGAGGGCATCTGTTGCACTGTGACTCTCAACTTCAACATGCCTGGGTCGTTCATCCATGAAGTCATGATTGTTGGGTCTACCGGTCGCCTTATAGCTCGTGGGACAGACTTGTATGGGCAGAAAAACACCGCACTCCAAGAAGAACTGCTGTTTACAGACTCTCTGACTGTCAACAAGGGCCTTTTGGATAAGGGGTTTAAAGACATCCCGCCGCTTTACCTAAAAGGAATGGTGTACATGGTGCAAGCACTGCGGCAGTCTTTCCAAGACCAGGAAGATCGTCGGACATGGGACCATAAACCTGTCTCCATGGCAGCCTCTTTTGAAGATGGTCTGTACATGCAGAGTGTAGTAGAGGCCATCAAGAAAtccagcaggtcaggggagtGGGAGCTTGTGGAGGTAATGACTGAGGAACCAGATGCCAATCAAAACCTCTGCGAGGCGCTTCAAAGAAACAACTTATGAACATTCCTGTTTTGGAAGACAGGACAACTAACACTTGTGGCTGTAATGTAAAAAACCTCTCCGTTTTTAAGATATGGAGAGTCTTATTTAAtaaccttgtttttttttttaaacgtgTAAAAATATGTCATGTTCTGATAGAAACTGTCCTGATTTAAATTGTTTAAAGAGTTTTAAGTATTTCCGTTTTTGCAAACGTTTAATTTGTGTCTCAGAGACTGGTAGGAAAACTTGAATTGCCCTTTGCACTTGCAGTAGCTGAAGTGAAGCATGGGATCTCTGCCGTTGCATGGCTTGGAAACAGGACGCAAACCCTGTTGCACAGGTTGCTTGTTTTAACAATTTTAACATGAGAGCATGTAGAGCAAGATCAGGGAGTATCTGTTGTTCAGatgtcttttccttccctcttggAGACTGATTAAGTTTTACTCCTCAGTTTGTGAAATTTTATTAAAGAGTTTAGTGATGTTAGAGGTCTCTAAACTCCTGTAGGACAAGGAGTAGAAGGAACAGATAAAGGTTGGTAACATAAGGATCAGCCTTTTGGCTTCCTGTACGTGGCAAATGTCTTTTGAATTCATTTAAActggtgttttatttaaataatgcaaTGAGTTTTCTGTTGATGGTGTCTTGGCAGGAAAATCTTCAGGAAGTCTGTGACGATTTGTGCTACTCTTGTGTATCTGTAGACATTATTCCTTCTACTCAGGAAGGCTCTTTCTACTCTAGGCTGCCTGCATCCAGCAGCTTTTTTTCATAAGCTGTGTGTCCGTCGGTTGTGTTTACTGCCTGGCAGTGCCGGTGCTGTGACTGCAGGGCAACATTCTCATTGCTGTCACTGTTAATAAATGCCTCCCAGCGTCACAGGATTTCCACGGTGTTGTGGGTAATGAAGTTGTACAGCATTAAGCTGCCAGGGATCCGAAGACGGAAGTAAGGGAGTATTTCCTACCTCTTGCAGCTCTCTTAATGTGCTGGCTGGGTAATTATCACACTACACACATGCTGATAGTCAAGGGAGTGGGGACTGAACTGTCCTGGGTGAATCTGCTCTTAATCTCAAACACTGGATATTAACCCTCCCCACACCCTCCTGCAGCTTATGTCCAGTGGAGAGATCTCTTGGCAGATCACGGATGGAGGTTCATTCTGTTTGTGAAATGGTTCTTTCTGAGGCAGGTATGTGGAAGGGATAGTCCAATTTTactacatttattttgtgtaCTTGAAAGTGGGTTTTTTATGTATTTCCCCCTAAATTGTAACCCtgtgtatttatgtatattAACATGCAAACTGCTGTTTCATAAGATGGTCCTTCCTGAAAAGTGTCTTgttttatacagaaataaacCGTTGTGTTTGTTAAGGGCATTCTTTACGCAGCTGTGTGCTTGTGTTTGATTTGGTCAAGCTGAAACCTTCCTAATAAATGTGAACAGGAGCCTTACAGCAGAGGCTCTGTACCTGTTTGAGTTCTCCCccaccttctgttttcttttactgccaGCTGCGCAGGTTGAGTGTGGAAAAAGGAGATAGTTCTGTGCTGTCCTAGCAAGCATCACCCATTTATCAGAAGATCTGTTTCCCACCTCTTTGCTGTTTCCCTCGGACTACAGCTGTTGAGTAGCTGGTTTTGGAGATCCTCTTGCCTATCTTGGACTTAACATATCAACTTTTGTGATTAACaggatatttattttcctacctGACTCATCAGAGGACTTGCTGGAAGACACcaactaagaagaaaaatcccagcAGCACTGATGGGACTGCTTTCTTTGTGAGGTGTGTAAATCAGGTATTTACCTTTGGATATTTATTTACTGTTAACACGTTTAAACTCTGACAAAACAAGTCCACTGCCATGCCATTGTAAAGGGTAGGAGCATGGCTGGTCCTGTGCTCTGTGCAATCTCATCTCTGCTGTGAGCTGGatgaagaaagcaaatgctTGGAATGTATTCACtattcccagctgcagcaggtggAGCAGTGAAAGCTGCATGTTTGCAAACTTTCCTTTACAGGCAGAGGCCTGGTGTTCCTGCCATAGCTCTAATGTCTGTGATGCCTGTGTGCTACGTAAAGCAAGTGAGATGATGCCTCCTGAGCTCACCTGGAAGTTGCCACCTTCATTCAGATAGAGCAGCTCTGACTTTTCATGCCAGTTTTGGATCTGTTTTGAAGCTGCTCTTGAACTGAGAACCTTCCTTTGTGCCTTTGTCATTACATTTATACAGGGCAGAAAACCTCAAAGTACAACTCCTACAGAAGGAGGAAGCACAAAACATCTCTAGatacagactggagaagtgggcctctaAGAACCTCAttaggttcaacaaggccaagtgtaaggtcctgcatctgggtcggggcaatccccgttttcagtacacggtgggagatgacgtgcttgagagcagccctgagagaaggacgtgggggtgctggtcggtgagaagctcgacatgagccagcggtgtgggcttgcagcccagaaggccaaccgtattctgggctgcatcaaaataagtgtggccagcagggtgagggaagtgattctgcccctttattcctctcttgtgagacctcatctggaatactgtctagttctggaatcatcaaggtaagaaggagatggagctgttggaactgaTCCAGAagagggttacaaagatgatctgagggctggagcaccttcccaaTGAAGAcgggctgagagttggggttgttcagcctggagaagagaaggctcataggagatcttatagtgaccttccagtacctgaaggggctgcaggaaagctggagaggggctgttcataaaggcttgtggggataggaccagggggaacgggtataaactggagaggggcagatttagactagatattaggaagaatttcttcactatgagagtggtgaggcactggcacaggttgcccagggagcctgtggctgccccatccctggaggtgttcaaggccaggttgaatggcccttgggcagcctgatttagtgggatgtccctgcccatggcgggggggttggaactggatgatctttaaagtctcttccaacccaaactattctatgattctaagatagACCCAGACAATGCTAGTGAAGGAAGGAGGATGCCCAGACACTGGGGCAAGCAGGACACCTGACCGCAGAAACATTCAGAGAGgtgaaacaggtttttttgtaggctggctgcagcctccagctgccCTGCACAGCCAGAGTGGGATGGTGACCCCTTTGGATGAGGTAGATCCCTGTGGTGAAGTCTAGATTCCCTCATGCAGTCCCTGTTTGTCTAACACAGATGCagtgggagcagctgctggttAGTGCTGTTCGCAGAGGAGGACCAGGCCACGCTCTACTGTCTGTTGGACTGAAAGGCAGCACTGCATcatcccccccagtgtccccagcaAAGGGTGATGTCCAGCGGCTGCTCTCAAGGCTGAACCCCGGCCTCCTGCTTTTCACACATGAGGAAGGAATGACAGCACATGTGTTCTTAGGCCAAGAAAGATGCAAGtatattttgtaatgaaaaatagttttgtttcatttttccaggCAAATCATGTTctctgcaagaaagaaaaacacctaATGAGCCCACAGCTGTTTGTATGGGCCAGGTGACGATCACTGCCCTGCAGGTCAGGCTGCTGTAGCCAAACAGGAGGCAGAAAGCTGTGTGATTATTCATACCAGGGAAAGAATGCTGGCATCTGGTGAGCTGCACATCTCATCATCTCATCAATATCGATTGGCACGAGTGTGTTACTTGCCGCTGAGTCTAAGATCTCCAGAGCGCTGCTGGTCTGGGTACCTGCAAGATGAATGAGTGCATCAACAGCTCAGCCGCCTCCTCTGGGACAGGGTGTTTGCACCAGCAGGATGCCCGGTCCCAGCAGCATGGGTAGGATGTGTGCTTTTTGGGGCTCCAGCATGACCTGCTTGGAGCAGACCTGTCACCAGCTCCAACTCAGGCTGGCTATGGCTTTGTCCCACCAAGTCTTTGAAAACAGCTATAGAACCTGGAGACTGTGAGTCAATTGAAGAGTGCTGTCCTAAGGGGAAGGGTCTGTTTGGCTGAGCCACCCAAGAGCttcaaaagcaaaccaaagggcagagctgctgcaaatGGTGACCCAGAGACATCCAAGCTGCTTCTGTGAAAGTTAGGGGCCAGGGTGGAAGAAATGGGATAAGGCAACAAAATCTGCATGGCCAAGGGCAAAGCCTCTGGGTCTTAGGAGAGAAGCCATGGGGACCAGCAAGTGACAGGCAGGGCAAAGCCAGATCCTGGGGAATACAGGAGCTGGGTAAATCTTATTGGAGCTCACCCTGCGGCTGTGGAGTGGTTGCTATCTCAGGGCCTGCAGGGACCTCGTTTGGCTGTGCCACCTCTGGGACTTGCTCTTCTGCTGATGGGTGCATGAGCTCCGGCATGTCGAAGTTCCTGTACTCGTACAAGGGTCGCAAGCGTGGATATTGTCCTGGAGAGGTACAAGAAGAGCCCAACACTGACACCCCTTTCCCCACTAGGGCTTTGCTGTAGCTCATGGGCTGCAGCTGTCATGGGGGGAGAAGAAGAATGTTAGACCTGCCAGGAGGGGagccaggggctgcagggatgcagctgcCCTTGAGCTGAGGCTGCCTGGTGGGAGAAAAGCCAGGGATACACAATCGCATCCCAGAGACAAAACAGCAGTTGGAGGGAAGAGCCATGACAAGAATGCCTGGGCATAGCAGTGCAAATTTACCAGTGGCAGGGCTCCTGTCATCATCCAAcctgcagggatgctgccagGCCTTGGAGAAGCAGAAGGGCTAGGGACTGCCCTGTTGGACTGTAGATGCAGCCTTAGACCAGCATGGTTCCTGAATTACAGCCACTAAAACACACCAGCCCAGCCTGGCTTGTGTGGCTGCAGCCACCAGTTTTGCTTACGCAGCATTTTCTTGGCCATGGACTCTTCCTGGGGGCGCCGGCACCTTGCAGgtatctttctcttctttttcttctgctgtgtgtcAGAGGTGTCAGCATTGCCTCTGAGGGCACTTGGCTGCTCAGCAGTGGGATGTGGCCTTTGGAAATCGAGGTGCTGCAATTTGACCCTGTGGGACAGAAACCGGGTGCAGGGCATGGCCAGCTTGGGCTCTGGCTGCAGTGGGAGATGGAGCACCTTGGTGGTCTCCACGTCCCTGCATGGGAGCTGCGCCCAAGTGTCACTCTCGCCCTTGGTGTATGCCCCTGCGACGATGCAGCTGTACCTGGGGCTCGCTGGCACCTCATGCTCCTGCCCCGTCTGCGCTGTCTCAGCTTCCTGCCTGGGCTTGGACTAGCTAATGGATGGCTCTGGGCTACTGCATTGCCATAGGTGCTGTTTCCCTTTCCACCATGAGTCGCACACCTCAATTGGGCTTCTCCCTCTCTATGCTCCTCTGGTTTATCTGCTCTTTTAAACTCTTAAGTAACTATCAACGTTGCTAGAAACTGAACTCTTCAGTTCTCGATACACTAAAAACCAAAGCAGACCAATGTCCAGACACAAAACCAGAGTAATAATATCTTCCATCCCAGCCTCATCACTTCCGCCCAACCTTCTTTCAACCCTTCACAATGCAGCCTGGCCTTGCTGGCAACTGCTCCTTGCCCAGTGCTGTGTTGGAGCATGAAGCTGCCTCCTGAAGGAGACATGGTGACTTACTTTGTTCCCGTGACTTTGAAGCCATAGCCTTGCAGCCAGACCTGCAGTGCCGCCGCAGAGCCaagatctgccagctctggGAAGAGCTCTTTGTTCTTCCTCATCTCCTCGTCATAAAGTTCAATGTCAACAACGACATCTCGCCCATCCTGTGACCACTGTGGCAGACAGAGGATTCGGCACAGATAAGTGACACTCATCAGCCCATCCTGCCAGTTCCTCCACCCGCTCTCCTCAGGCCTTGTTGTGGATGATCACGCTGCCATGCTTTGGATCCTTTGTTGGCCATTTCTAACCACATATACTTAGACTTTTGCACCCAAGGTAGCCCCCGAGGACTTGGAGGTGAGCCTGCCTGGCTGGTGAGTGGCAGCAATCCATGTTGCTGCAGGGGTTTTCCATGGTGGATGGGATCACAGGGGTGGGTGGCCCCATGGGTCCTGCTGGCCCTCCCGGGGCTCTCATTGCCACCTTGCTTCCCATCACTCatggcagcactgcagctggggATGCCCTTGAGCGTACCACCAGGAGGGCAAAAAACTACTCTGCAAGGAGCGGGCTAGAAATTATTCAGCAGCTGTTTCATGCAGCTTAACTAGAAGCTCAGATAACAACTTGGGGTCATTTATCTTCAGTTTGAGAAAGTTTTGGGGAGTAACAATGTGTTTCTGGGGAGCAGACCCAGCCCCAGGGACATCCACCCTTCGCAGAAAGGAGcttttcccattcctctcccctccccagattCTGGCAAACATCGGGATCCCGTGTTTGCACACACGGCTTGTGAGGCACATGCCGTGCTCACGCCACCCATGAAGGAACCCTGTGCTCATTGCAGCTCCCACATCTGACGCAGCGGTGCCCTTCACCTCTAAACTTTTGATGTCCGCGTTCTCCAGGGCTGCAGACAGCTCGGCTAAGACTTGTCCAGGCTCATGGCTGCTGCAAAGCTCTTCTTCCAACTCCTGGGCTGACATGGCAGATGCTCTTGGCCACTGGCGGGGGCTGCATGCAGACCAACACTTCCCTGAGTGCTTGGTTTGGTGCAGGGGTTTGCCCCAGTGCACAGCCCCTGCTGCAGGGCCACAGGCACCGGctgccttccctctcccccctgcCAACTCCAGGGCCAGGGGGCAGCTTTGAAGAGGCTGAGCTCTGCCCAGCATGAAACTTGATacaagtagttactattacaaaaagtggaatattttgatttaagataAAGTACAGTTCGGTTTCATCCAAACAGTTGCGCTTTTTGAAA
Proteins encoded in this window:
- the GFOD2 gene encoding glucose-fructose oxidoreductase domain-containing protein 2 isoform X1, whose protein sequence is MKMLPGVGVFGTGSTARVLVPLLRAEGFSIEALWGKTEEEAQQLAEEMNISFYTSRTDDVLLHQDVDLVCINIPPPLTRQIAVKALGIGKNVICEKAATSVDAFRMVTAARYYPKLMSIVGNVLRFLPAFVKMKQLIEEHYVGNVMICDVRVYGGSLLSHKYNWICDELMGGGGLHTMGTYIIDLLTHLISRRAEKVHGLLKTFVKQNTAISGIRHVTSDDFCFFQMLMSEGICCTVTLNFNMPGSFIHEVMIVGSTGRLIARGTDLYGQKNTALQEELLFTDSLTVNKGLLDKGFKDIPPLYLKGMVYMVQALRQSFQDQEDRRTWDHKPVSMAASFEDGLYMQSVVEAIKKSSRSGEWELVEVMTEEPDANQNLCEALQRNNL
- the GFOD2 gene encoding glucose-fructose oxidoreductase domain-containing protein 2 isoform X2 — its product is MVTAARYYPKLMSIVGNVLRFLPAFVKMKQLIEEHYVGNVMICDVRVYGGSLLSHKYNWICDELMGGGGLHTMGTYIIDLLTHLISRRAEKVHGLLKTFVKQNTAISGIRHVTSDDFCFFQMLMSEGICCTVTLNFNMPGSFIHEVMIVGSTGRLIARGTDLYGQKNTALQEELLFTDSLTVNKGLLDKGFKDIPPLYLKGMVYMVQALRQSFQDQEDRRTWDHKPVSMAASFEDGLYMQSVVEAIKKSSRSGEWELVEVMTEEPDANQNLCEALQRNNL
- the LOC128853512 gene encoding uncharacterized protein LOC128853512, producing the protein MLGRAQPLQSCPLALELAGGRGKAAGACGPAAGAVHWGKPLHQTKHSGKCWSACSPRQWPRASAMSAQELEEELCSSHEPGQVLAELSAALENADIKSLEWSQDGRDVVVDIELYDEEMRKNKELFPELADLGSAAALQVWLQGYGFKVTGTKVKLQHLDFQRPHPTAEQPSALRGNADTSDTQQKKKKRKIPARCRRPQEESMAKKMLRQYPRLRPLYEYRNFDMPELMHPSAEEQVPEVAQPNEVPAGPEIATTPQPQGTQTSSALEILDSAASNTLVPIDIDEMMRCAAHQMPAFFPWYE